The genomic stretch CAAGATTATTTGTTTGGGAGTATCGTTGCACTAGACACTGCCGATATTTGGATTGTTTTTGCTGTAACGTTGTTAGTGATTGCATTTGTTGCTATTTCATACAAGGAATTATTTTTAATTACACTAGACGAAGAGGCAGCAAGTGTGAGTGGACTTCCTACGCGACTTTATAACATTTTAATTACGACTTTAACAGCACTTGTGATCAGTGTCATTATAAAAATAGTTGGAGCATTATTAGTATCAGCTTTAATAACGATTCCAGTTGCATGTAGCTTAGTCATTGGAAAAAGTTTTCGACATACGATGTGGATGGCGATTGTATTTTCTGAGATTGCAGTCATGGGTGGTTTGGTCATTGCAGGAATATGGAATTTTGCTCCGGGAGGTACGGTTGTATTATTGTCCATTGCATTGTTAATGTTTTCGTTTTTATTTTCAAGAAAAAAAACATAGTAGAAGGGGCAAACAAAGATGAGTCCATTTAAAACATATTTTCAATTTGTGAAGCCCTATTGGAAATTAATCTTTATCACGATCATTATAGGAGTGGTCAAATTTGGAATTCCTTTAACACTACCTTTAATGATGCAGTATGTCATAGATGGTTTACTTACAAATGAAGAAATGGCTGATAGTGAGAAGGTTTCGAAGCTCGTTTATTTACTTGTAGGTGCCCTCATTTTATTTATTATTGTGAGATGGCCTATTGAATACTTAAGGCAATACTTTGCACAGCTTGCTACTAGTCGTATATTGTTTGATATCCGTAATCGTTTATTTGATCATATTCAGAAATTATCCATTCGTTTTTATCAAAATCGAAAGGTTGGAGAAATCATCTCTCGATTTATAAACGATGTAGAGCAGACGAAGAGTATTGTAGAAGTCGGTTTGATGAATATTTGGTTAGATTTATTTACCCTTACGATTGCATTAGGATTTATGTTTTATTTAAATCCTATACTCGCTCTAATTGCGATATCCATCTTCCCTCTTTATGCGATTGCGGTAAAAATATTGTATAAACGTTTGAAGCAATTAACAAAGGATCGTTCACAAGCTTTAGCCGAAATTCAGGCTTATTTACATGAAAGAATTCAAGGAATACCAGTAATTAGAAGCTTTACATTGGAGAAAGTTGAACGAGATAGATTTGGAAAGAGAAATAGCATCTATTTAGATAGAGCTTTGAAACAAACTCGATGGAATGCACTAACTCATTCAATTATTAATACACTTACTGATATCGCTCCACTCCTTGTCATCGGTTATGGTGGTTATCAAGTCATTCAAGGAAATTTGACTTTAGGTGCATTTGTTGCTTTTTTTGGTTATTTGGATCGATTGTACAGTCCATTACGTCGTTTGGTAAATTCCTCTACTGTATTAACGCAAGCAGCAGCATCTTTAGAAAGAATGGTGGAGTTCATGGAAGAACCATACGATATTGTAGATGCACCGCACGCCTATCCTATTAAAAACGTGAAAGGGGATATCCAATTTGACCATGTTACTTTTAGTTATCTAAAAGACGGAGAACCTGTTTTAAAGGATATTCAATTTTCGATACGATCAGGGGAAACAGTGGCTTTAGTTGGGATAAGTGGTGGTGGAAAGTCTTCACTTGTAGGTTTAATTCCTCGATTTTTCGATATAAATCAAGGAGTTATTCGTGTTGATGGTCACGATATTACCAATGTTCAAACAAAAAGTCTGCGTGAAAATATTGGAATGGTGCTGCAAGATAACATTTTATTTAGTGGATCTGTACGTGAAAACATTTTGTTTGGAAAACCTGATGCAGCAGAAGAAGAGGTGATTCAAGCTGCTAAGGCTGCAAATGCACATGATT from Chengkuizengella sediminis encodes the following:
- a CDS encoding ABC transporter ATP-binding protein, coding for MSPFKTYFQFVKPYWKLIFITIIIGVVKFGIPLTLPLMMQYVIDGLLTNEEMADSEKVSKLVYLLVGALILFIIVRWPIEYLRQYFAQLATSRILFDIRNRLFDHIQKLSIRFYQNRKVGEIISRFINDVEQTKSIVEVGLMNIWLDLFTLTIALGFMFYLNPILALIAISIFPLYAIAVKILYKRLKQLTKDRSQALAEIQAYLHERIQGIPVIRSFTLEKVERDRFGKRNSIYLDRALKQTRWNALTHSIINTLTDIAPLLVIGYGGYQVIQGNLTLGAFVAFFGYLDRLYSPLRRLVNSSTVLTQAAASLERMVEFMEEPYDIVDAPHAYPIKNVKGDIQFDHVTFSYLKDGEPVLKDIQFSIRSGETVALVGISGGGKSSLVGLIPRFFDINQGVIRVDGHDITNVQTKSLRENIGMVLQDNILFSGSVRENILFGKPDAAEEEVIQAAKAANAHDFIMELPKGYDTEIGERGVKLSGGQKQRVAISRVFLKDPQILILDEATSALDLESEALIQKSLDKLAKDRTTLIVAHRLSTITHADKIVYMEDGQIKEMGTHQQLMKTGGAYARLYNVQNLTSDSPVKTTNF
- a CDS encoding metal ABC transporter permease, giving the protein MDLDIFLFPFFQKTLFVGFLIGIVAPLIGVYIVLRRLSMIGDALSHVSIAGVALGFIIEVYPLALGIVFALIASFAIEKLRKAYPSYAELSIAIIMSGGIAFASVLFTSGKGFNINVQDYLFGSIVALDTADIWIVFAVTLLVIAFVAISYKELFLITLDEEAASVSGLPTRLYNILITTLTALVISVIIKIVGALLVSALITIPVACSLVIGKSFRHTMWMAIVFSEIAVMGGLVIAGIWNFAPGGTVVLLSIALLMFSFLFSRKKT